From a region of the Corallococcus coralloides DSM 2259 genome:
- a CDS encoding GNAT family N-acetyltransferase, translating to MISIRRLEQATPEEREALAELLIDSVDGGASVGFLPPFSRDAAVEYWRGVLAALGPGLVLWVAEVDGRIDGTVQLAPSLRPNGLHRAEVQKLLVHSRARGQGLASRLLQEVEQYARSAGRTLLVLDTLAGSKAEAVYQHCQWQRAGEIPDWARHTDGELHPTVLFFKRLAP from the coding sequence ATGATTTCCATCCGGAGACTCGAACAGGCGACCCCCGAGGAGCGGGAGGCGCTGGCCGAACTGCTCATCGACTCCGTCGACGGAGGCGCGTCGGTGGGCTTCCTGCCGCCGTTCTCACGGGACGCGGCGGTGGAGTACTGGCGGGGCGTGCTCGCGGCGCTGGGGCCGGGGCTGGTGCTCTGGGTCGCGGAGGTGGACGGGCGCATCGACGGCACCGTGCAGCTCGCGCCGTCGCTGCGTCCCAACGGGCTGCACCGCGCGGAGGTGCAGAAGTTGCTCGTGCACTCGCGGGCCCGCGGACAGGGGCTCGCGTCGCGGCTGCTCCAGGAGGTCGAGCAGTACGCGCGGAGCGCGGGGCGCACGCTGCTGGTGCTCGACACGCTGGCGGGCTCGAAGGCGGAGGCCGTCTATCAGCACTGCCAGTGGCAGCGCGCTGGAGAGATTCCGGACTGGGCGCGGCATACCGATGGGGAGCTGCACCCCACGGTCCTCTTCTTCAAGCGCCTCGCGCCCTGA